Proteins co-encoded in one Leptospira yasudae genomic window:
- a CDS encoding BTAD domain-containing putative transcriptional regulator yields the protein MNITLYQISCYLVATILAYRTLHNLFLYYKNRKQVYLLHFAFLQVSYGFYLLFFTKTINATDAQEALIWERLENAFIPIFGMTMILFVNSYRRIFSKDFVYLYILLNVLLSAVILVDPNSYHIGLAHQRTFPALGIVIYETDQPLLVQYFYLSGILMIIWTLFKVITQFVRNLFRNLFLLVGLIVFCTNVFLDILVAMDIVPFPYTSHFSFLILMFSVDSFLTLNKSGREIREELKHALTSPEEFELDSEKQTEGNKTKEEEVHAAYSKIGSPHSEKDQIFIRALGGLELERGGVRIPQTEISSKKKMLKLVKILLIRFEKGIHREELLELLWPGMTDKNALNSLHALCFRLRRIIGNPEALVFSEDRLFFRQDLVQTDFQLFEKHYEGGAKALRKGDTELAIQEFRFARAFYRGDFFEFDLYFPESEIRREYIRKSLIEIFRFLCEKDGERKEMEGLLEDSASWIRLDDLDERAWRFHFEALLQLDRKNEALRKYEEFKKSLRKELGVDPEPETLGLIERIRSGAVSRA from the coding sequence ATGAATATAACGCTCTATCAGATTTCTTGCTATTTAGTCGCGACTATCCTCGCTTATAGAACGCTCCACAATCTATTTCTATATTATAAGAACAGAAAGCAGGTATATCTCTTACATTTCGCTTTTTTACAGGTTTCTTACGGCTTTTATCTATTGTTTTTTACAAAAACGATCAATGCGACCGATGCGCAAGAAGCTTTGATCTGGGAAAGACTCGAAAACGCATTTATTCCTATTTTCGGAATGACGATGATTCTTTTTGTAAATAGCTATCGTAGAATTTTCAGTAAGGATTTCGTTTATCTCTACATTCTTCTCAATGTTCTTTTGTCCGCCGTCATCCTCGTGGATCCGAATTCGTATCATATCGGGCTCGCGCACCAGAGAACCTTCCCCGCGCTGGGAATCGTGATCTACGAAACGGACCAGCCTTTGCTCGTTCAGTATTTTTATTTGTCCGGAATTTTGATGATTATCTGGACTCTCTTTAAGGTGATCACTCAGTTTGTACGGAACTTGTTTCGAAATTTATTTCTTCTCGTGGGTTTGATCGTCTTCTGCACGAACGTATTTCTCGACATTCTCGTCGCGATGGATATCGTTCCGTTTCCGTATACGTCCCACTTTAGCTTTTTGATTTTGATGTTTTCCGTGGATTCGTTTCTCACTTTGAACAAATCGGGAAGAGAAATTAGAGAGGAATTGAAACACGCTCTGACTTCTCCCGAAGAATTCGAACTCGACTCCGAAAAACAAACGGAAGGAAACAAAACGAAGGAAGAGGAAGTTCACGCGGCGTATTCCAAGATCGGTTCTCCTCATTCCGAAAAAGATCAGATCTTTATCCGAGCGCTCGGCGGCTTGGAATTGGAACGGGGAGGAGTTCGAATTCCACAGACGGAAATCTCGAGCAAAAAGAAGATGTTGAAGCTCGTCAAAATTCTTCTCATTCGTTTCGAGAAAGGAATTCATCGAGAGGAATTGCTCGAACTTCTTTGGCCGGGAATGACGGACAAGAACGCGCTCAACAGTCTGCACGCGCTTTGTTTTCGTTTGCGGAGAATCATCGGAAATCCGGAGGCGCTCGTCTTTTCGGAAGATCGTCTTTTTTTCAGACAGGATTTGGTGCAGACCGATTTTCAGTTATTCGAAAAACACTACGAGGGCGGGGCGAAGGCGCTTCGCAAAGGCGACACCGAACTTGCGATTCAGGAATTTCGTTTTGCAAGAGCGTTTTATCGCGGAGACTTTTTCGAGTTCGATCTGTATTTTCCGGAATCGGAAATCCGAAGAGAATACATTCGCAAGAGTCTGATCGAAATCTTCCGTTTCTTGTGCGAGAAAGACGGGGAGCGAAAGGAGATGGAAGGTCTTTTGGAAGATTCCGCGAGTTGGATTCGTTTGGATGATTTGGATGAAAGGGCGTGGAGATTTCATTTCGAGGCGCTTTTGCAGTTGGATCGGAAAAACGAGGCTCTTCGGAAATACGAAGAATTCAAAAAGTCCTTGAGAAAGGAACTCGGTGTGGACCCGGAACCGGAAACTCTCGGTTTGATCGAACGAATTCGTTCCGGCGCGGTGAGTCGGGCCTAG